In Hippocampus zosterae strain Florida chromosome 21, ASM2543408v3, whole genome shotgun sequence, the genomic window gattttttttttttttttttttagatgcagACCAGAACAGCGATCAATGCCAAATGGGATAAGGTGAGTATTTACGCACCGCTAATTCTACATGTCAGGGAAAAGTGCACACGGCGTCCTTGTTTTGGACATACGTCAAATTACTGGTTTGAGCTAATCTGCCCCCAGCCCTAACAGCCCCCTCTCCATTGTTATCAGCATCCACATGAGCGAACAGCCTATTAATATAACTTTTTATCTTTTCACATGCCGGTCGACTTGCAGTTCAGCATGTGTGGTTTGACCATATATGACATGGGCTGCTGTTAGAAGTGCTGGTGAGCAAAAGAGGGGCATGTAAACGTGACAGAAAATCGCTAGTGTTCAAGTGTTTCTTTAGATGTATTCCATCAGAATTTCGAGGTGATAAAAGTCTCCAAAGTTATGAATTGTaactgagttttattttttaatatgcatATCTGACAGAAGTGCATTTTGAAGACCCCGACTTTGGCTCTTCTGCTTTTGGTGGGGGCATGTTTGACGGAAACAAGTTAAAAGCTTTTTATAAATTGATTTCTTTTAACAGCATTTTGTCTATTTTTGAGCTGGGGGAGGTGCAAATATAATCTTGTGGTACAAAACAGGTACCACTTCATGTTTCTTACCATGCAAACATGACTCTCATGACCCCAGCCTGAATCCtaatttttattgacatttattttgtgtgtgtttttaatgtttacTGTCTTTACTTTTGACatgaattttaattttattttaaaatataaagaaaactaaaaatgttgaacctgttctttttattttatttttttacattttattgtgtgtatttttttgacCCGTTCAAATATTTTCTGAGCAATTTCTGCATTCCATTAAtatcatttatttaaattttttcagCAATTGTATATTTAGCaaatattattttacttcagtaagaataaatatttgaaaatatatacatttacattaataaaaatgaaatactcATATCATTTAATGTGTaacttgtgtatttaaaaaaaattaaagaatttACTGTGTTATTCTTCATAATTTGCATCATTAGTAAGATTTGTTTATGACAATATATGATATTTGTGCAGCCGAAGTCAAAGATCACGGCTTCCCGCAAGCTCTCCTTAAAGGTGAGTCCTTCGCCATATGACGACATCGGGACCTTTTGATTGACGTGCCATTCCGTCCAATTAGATGCTCCTCCTGACGAGGGCCTGCGAGGATCTGGAGAACGAAAGGCTGGAGCGAGAGGAGGAGAAAGTGCGCTACCTGGAGGAGAAGCTGCCTCCTCTGCAGCTCTCCGGGTTGTCGCTGGACGAGCTTCAGGTACGtcagtggggagggggtgggggggtgggggaataaAAGACCCAAAGAACCGTCTTGAAATTGTTCCCGCCTCCTCAGGACCTGTGCAAGCAGCTGCACGCCAAGATCGACGTGGTGGATGAGGAGAGATACGACTGCGAATACAAAGTCGGCAAGCACAACATCGAcgtgagtttctttttttttccgggtctGGTGTCTAGTTGTAATTTACAAAGAATAAAATAGGCAAGTATCCATGAATTGCTTCGTGAAATGctactgccacctagtggcagAAAAAAATAGCTCGACACAAATCTATGACTGAGCGTTCAAACAACTTTATGAATTACTATAAAATTACTTTCAAAAAtcatcaattttaaaataaataaaattatcaaTGAACTAAAATAACCATAATGGGATTAGgttaacatatttgtccagtttaatattatttaaaaaataatcattaaaaactTGTTATACTGCCCCACGGTGGCCAATTACTGTACTGCACATTACACAAACAATGACTGTCGTGTAGATCCGTGAGCTGAAACTGAAGGTGCAGGACCTGGGGGGCAAGTTCAAAAAGCCCGCCCTGAGGAAGGTGAGGGTGTCCGCCGACGAGATGATGAGGGCCCTCCTGGGCTCCAAGCACAAAGGCTCCATGGACCTCCGCGCCAACCTCAAGTCGGTCAAGAAGGAAGATGTCAAACAGGATAAggtatgcccccccaccccccgcactcCAATGATCCCTCGCACATTCACATTATGGATCTCCTTCTTCCCTGTCCAGGTGCTCACGAGCGAAGTGGGCGACTGGCGTAAGAACGTGGAAGCCATGTCGGGTATGGAGGGCCGCAAGAAGATGTTTGACACCGGCGGCGCTGCCCAGTGAAGATGATTCCCAAGATGGGGTCCCGAGGTGGAAAACGTAGGAATTAGCCTTcatgtttgatggacactttttAAACTAACAACAAATTTGACACAGGTTCCCTTTTGTATTGTTCACTGGCCAGTTAAAAGGGAAataaattcttttcttttttttgtcatttgaaagaGAGTTCATCATGTTTTATGTGCAAGCTTCCAAGAGacacacatttacatttcaaagcaaatatactgtacatatatatttttttatatcaaatgcatttttctcCGCTGTGAGGCCCCGGACGCAGTTGGTGAGCACCTGGGCTGCGTATTTTTAGCCGCTCTGACTTTGTCTTTGGAAGGCACCATACATTACGCGCATGTTTCCCCATCTCCGTGCTCACCGGGTTGGCTGGCTTTTGTCCATACAGCCTTCGTCATCCCAAGTATGACGGCCACATCGGCAGTAGCCTTTGAATATCCGCTTACGAAGCATCCCAGCATCTCCTCGTAAAAGGATGGATGAGAGAGGGCGGACGCTCACGTCCCGTCTGCCCTTGTGTGTTACTCCTCGCTAAGCCGGTTATGACAGTCTCGCCTATAAATAAGTACAGCTGTCACATAGAACAAATGCTCCAGATGTGCAAAACACAAATGGTGTCGTGCCGGAGGTTGATCCAGAGATGACGGACGCATGCCAAGCGTGGCAAAAGCGATGCTATTCTCAAtgagccactagatggcagcagagaTACACGCGAGTCGGAACTGAAAAGTAGCCTCCAAATCAAACTCTTGATTATCATCTTTTCATAAGAAACAAAGCGTCTATTCATCGCTGACAATACTGGAAGCGGGGTAGTGGGCAACTGCTGATTAGAACCCCCGTGACTGGACGCCTCGGGCTCAGTTTATGCATGAAAGATAATGTTGTGTTTGCAGCGGCCACGTGCTCTGTCAAGATATCCTGTTAGGCttcagggtgtttttttttcttccgtaaAGTTATATACCTTTGAATGTGATCGCAGTAGCCTGGCAActcatgttgttttttgtttgtttgtttttttatgtccaaGACCAACAACGATTTGTGTAAAACCGGTCCATGTCAACAAGGCATCCGTAATAGGAGTCCGTGATTAATAGTCCCTTTGCTTAAGGCCTGACCTTGCGGAGCTGATTTATTCGGGTTTTACGGCGACTCCTTAATCTTAGCTGCAACGCTCCGCCCACACGGTATGACGAAAATCCTAATTCTTGACATTTTAGCATCGTCCATCTGTCTATTATGGTTtaaaattcgatttttttttattaacggGTCTCCTCATGGTAGACaagtctaccaaatttcatgttgctcagcAAAACTGGCTTTGCGGTCTGAATTATCAAATAATAATCTGTGGGTGATGACTCGCCTGTTAGACTCATCCTAAAAATGGTgctggctccctctagtggtcagtgaaaaaatatcactgtcaaaaatgtgcagtgggttgtatttaacttatgagtacatttgaatttgatctttagaaaatatttcaaatttaaTTCAACTCATATGTGcaattttaattgaattaatATTGAAGTATTAAAAATTACAACATTTAAGTGGAATTTTAATGTTATGACAATAAATACGCCAGTGTATTTTAATGTGGCTCATGTAGAGCTAAATAtgtttcaatatatatatatatattttttgtaaatccTGGAttagtttgtccatttttttacaTGCTTCAGGGTTTGTTTTGCATGTAAAAGAAAGATCCACGGGGATTAATACTGCGTCTGATTGTTATTGAAATGCATTCAAGCAGGTCATGCAAATGCGGAAATAACAGAAATGGGTCAAAATGGTGATTCCCCCACTCTTCCCCTGCGCGCCTACGCCGTGACGTCATTGGTCGCCTATGACCACTCCCCCTCACTCCACCGATGCCGAcactcccacccccccacccccccaccttccTTGCCCATCCGAGAAAGAGCGAGACGACACAATCCCAGCGTCAGTCTCCCGTTtctgcctcctcctccgtcGACGCAGCCGAAAGAGAGCGCCGGCACCGCGGCCACacctccccccaccccgccgccAGTGATGGAGAGCTTGCTGGATAACCCCATGAAAGCCGTGCTGTACCTCAAGGAGCTCACCACCATCGTGCAGAATCAACAGAGCCTCATCCAGACGCAGCGGCAGCGCATCGACGATCTGGAGCGCAAGGTGGAGGACCTGATCGGCGAGAACCGACAACTGCGGGACCCCCATCAGTACGTGCAGCATCagcaccgccaccaccaccaccacccgacGCCCCAACCGCAGCCTCAGCCGCCGGCCTCCCAGCCGCACGCCCACCCGCATCAGCACCACAACAAGGCTGCGAGCGGCCAGCATCAGCATCACCATCAGCAGCAGCGTTCCTCCTCCCCTCCTCCTGCGGCTCCTCCCGCCGCGACCCCCGCGCCGGCgccgcaccaccaccaccacccgcaGCATCTGCAGCTGGTTCCCGCCGCCTCGCAACCGAGCCCGCAAGCCGGACAGGCCAGCCCGGAGACAGCCGAGGAGGGGAAGAGGAGCCCCTGCTGCAAGTCGCTGGTCCCGCAGACCCCCACCACCACGCTGTGCCGCTCTGTGGGACTGGCCAGGAAAACGGAGTGAGTACAATGCAAGCGGAACACTTTCAAATGACCTTCGCACTTTGACCTATCAAACTCAAACCAAATAAATGACACCGCACGACAAGTTAAAGCTTCATTCCAAACGTCCGAACCGTGCGGTGGCCTCGGTCACCCCGGCTGTCCGCGGCTTAATCAATAAATGCTTAATGGGTATTGATTTTTAAGACCAccgcccattttttttccttttcttgatTGCTGCTAAATGAGTGCAATCGAAGTGCCTTTTCACACATGATTCAGCATTTTCACACTCGTAATCCATCATTATCGTCAGATTATTATCACATATGGCCTTCATATCATCGGTGACACAAACCGCACGTCCAAATATGGTCAGTTTCATATTTTTGACAAATCATTACTcgttatttttactttgtggtCCTTTTTAAAGTGTCGAAAATAACTCGAGAACAAATCGATTTTTCTCACTATACGGGAGCCGTGCGGCATTATGACGCCTGTAGATTGAAAatctggatttttcttttttttgggggggggggacaatcacGAGTGAACAAAGTTCTGAGAGAGTCTGTTTTAGGGGAAATGGATTGCTGTCAAATTTGaatcaatttaaaaatcaatgtaAATTTTGGCATTTTGGTACATGATAGCAATTGTGGCAAGGGTAAGCGCCTGTATGGCATCAAATCCACGTCAGAGCTTGTTTGCCCGCCGCCGTGCACTCAAGGTCACCGGCTTGGCCGCCGAGCTCCATCTGCTCCCCTCGGCCGCATTGTTTCCTGATTGATTCACGAAGACGTGATTCCGCAAACGTGCACCGTCGTGGAGCGCGAGGGAAATGAAGCCAAGGCTAAGATATGGATGCGAGTCGACGAGCGAGGTAATCGTGGTTGAACTTTAGTTGGCATCACATAAGCGAGCACCAACGGGAGCCCGGGTGACGTTTGATGGGCCAAGCGGGGATTATAAACAAGAAGGTTACCACGGCAACTGACTTTGAGGGGTTGTGTTTGGGAGAAGATCACCCAGATGTGTCACGCAGATGCAAACTGGGTGGAAAGGAATTGAATTTTTTTGACAGACGCCTCAACCTGATACCAATTCTCAGGACGGTGAGGGATCGGCTCATCgccgggattttttttcctcttgctcatttgcttgattaaaaaaaaaaaaaggagagggcGGATAATCTATTTGCCAGGcagtaaatgaaaaatgaaatgctcgTGCACGTCATACACCTTCCTCATCTCACGCTTTGATGAAGGCAACTCGCGAGGGACTACAGACTCCTCAAaaatcaacccccccacccccctgaaaaaaatggGACCGTGCGGAAAATAGCGCTCAATATGATTGTACATCATAAGCAAAAATAAGGAAATAATGGTGATGTGAATAGACTGTAAAAGGTTATCTGGCGTGCTGAtttggccacaagagggcagcataGTTGAGACAAATAAAGACGAATTTCACCCCTAAAGTgactcagtaagctgcagtaaaaTCAGTAATCATAGCGAGCggattttgtgtttagtttaaTAGTTAACTTCAACTCTGGGGGTGGCATTACACAAGTCAAAgccgtttttttgtgtgttcttcCAATGCCAAATCCATCCAAACGTACCCGAGCCACCTGCCAGCCGGCATTTTATTCCCTCCCCACCCCGAGGCCTCCGTTTCCCTGCAAGCATGTCATCTCTCTGGCCTGTACTCCCTCACCGGTCCCCTCGAGGACCAAAGTGGAGAGATGCGTGGCAATTAGAGGCGGCGAAAACAACAGCGTGTCGTGCATACTGAGCGACCCCGCTGAGTTCCTGCTGCTGGATCCTGCCAGGTCTTCTTGTTTTCGAGTCACTTTAGATCAAGACCAGCGTGTCAGTCATATTCATGAGCGCTTTTGGTATGATGTAGTATTATGGGgccactctgaaaaaaaaacaacaacaacctaaatacaataaaatacagtgaAATAAAAGCCACAATGTTATTGGATAGTATTTTCTCAAAATCTTAAATTTAATGGCAAAAAATGGTGAGGGAAATGTGCACGTATTGTAAGACTCAAGttgctctgaaaaaaaacatcttacattatggaggaaaaaaagattgcacATATTTCATGGAAATTTTAATACATCAAAAAGGAaatgtaaagacattttttattccccaaaataataaataataaataataaataataaataaaaaaagtaatattgtCTTAATAATTACTTcatattacttttttaaaaaacagtcctacattttgccaaaaaaattaattaaaaaaattgcacGTTTATCTGAAACCCATAAAAGACACAAATACTTGAAAAGTAATATTGTCTTAATAATTACTtaatattacttttttaaaaaaacagtcctacattttgccaaaaaaaattaattaaaaaaattgcacGTTTATCTGAAACCCATAAAAGACACACATACTTGGTTTCTTCAAGCGCCACAAATTTCACCAATCAGCCTTCCAATCATGACAGAAAAATGACTTTGCTCAGTTTCTTTACGACCTGGACGTCGTCATGCCTCAAAGTAATGAAGGCAAGTTGTGTGTAAAAATCAATAGCGTTCTGCTTTATTCCTCCGTAAAACACGAGCGTGTACGGAGGGGTTGTAGGGGGACTGAGATAGATTGCCAGCTGATAGATGGGAAGGGTCCGGAGATGCGTGTGGAGTGTTCCAATCTATCCCTTCCATCTCTGCCTTCTCAGCATTAACACTCCAAAAGTCAAACGTTCATTCCTGCAAAGCTGTACTTTTATCTGAGGGTCCCCTCCTCTCTTCGGACGGAATGGGAATCACATCAGGGCTGCTGGTCATGACCGTGGTGACTCAGCGCCGCTGGAATCCAAATCACACATTATCACATGCGGCTGCTTTGAAATTGCTTCCGTTTTCAGCTGTGCAGAAAAAGGCCGCCGGCGGGATGTGAGCAAGTTGGGCCAAGACATCCCTGGGCCAGCTCTATTAATGAAACGTCCTGCGTGACTCACAGTGATCAGCGGAATCGGTAAAAGCGTGCCTTCTCCGGAACAATCCTTGAATTGGATGGAAaaacgcccccctccccccaaccaaCCGCCTCCCATCTGTCGTGGAGATTTCACTCCCTGGAAGCTTAGCGTTGGAAATCCCTTGGACAATTCCGTTGTTTTGCATCCAATTAACTGAGGAAAACATGCAATCGCAATTCCTCAACTGACACGTTGAAGTTGAGCGGCGGAGACAACTGCTGGCAAGCCTTCCTCATCCTCGGAGAAGGAGATTTGCCCGGGAAACGTCGGAATGCTTCAGAAAGAAATGACTCATTTTTCTCTTTACAAAGCTGCACGGCTCAAATTCAGAGCAGTAAGCAATTTTTTAAAGTTCATCGACCTGACGATGGGAATGCAAATAACCACACCCTTCATTAGTAGACAGACAATGTAAAAATACTTGCAGGCATCTGTTCTTTATCTTCCGCAAAGAATGACTAATTTTTTCAGTAACGAACATGTACACATTGTGCGTTATAGCGGCGCAAGTGGCCCGAGGAAAGGTCAGGTATGGTTAGCTCCACCAAGGAGCGCTATGCTCTTTGCTGTCTACCTCGGGCCTTCCTAGCGCAATGGAGGCAAGCAAAACAGGCATGTCGAGTCTAATCAACCTCTGATGCATCAACGTTGATTAGTTTTAATTGGACCAAAAACAAAGTGAGGATGCAACTAATTAGCTCGCTGGACGGATCATTATCTCTCCTAAGGATCTTTTGCCTCGGCTACAGTAAATAGGTTGAGTTAGTCATCTTTCAAAATCAACAGTCAGATAAATAATCTCCAAGAGCGCAAGAATTGCATTCCCCAAACTTCACTGCAATAAATCAGTGCCTGTCCGTGGACGGCGAATGAACTCCAAAAAGTAGTCTGGTCCATTCCCCGAGCTCCCCACGCTCTGGCTTTCTTTAAACGTCGGTTCTGTTTCTCTTCGCTCTTGAAAAAGTCTTtcaagtttttattttcctgtaaGAGCGGAGTTGGGTTGTTGAGGAGAGTGAAAATTTTGGACTGAGGATGCTTGTTTGATGTTGAGGGTGATGACATGATGTGctacgattttttttaaacttcataaaaaataagaaatgatgaagatatttaaaaaaacgtttttttttggttatataGGAATCTAAATTTTCGGGATAAGGGGAATGTTTCAAATTCTGAATAGTTCGTGGTTTGATTGGTAATGCCTCGTGTAAGCATTTTCAAGTATAAAACAAAGCACTCATAAATCTTGCAACAAACATAATTTACCATTGTTGGCACTTCATTTAAGAGCATGAAAGATATTTTCGCCTTTTACACACGTTTATTGACGAGCGTATCACTGTTTACAGAGTAGGCTAGCTGCTAATGCTGAATTAACATGAGTGGGATAACGCTGCTGTGTCATCACAAATATTTgtaaattgttgaaaaaaaatatcatttgtaAATAAACTGCTTGCTAATTTTCAATGTTTGTCACGTTGGtttcttatttttaaataatattataatgtattatttttttttaaattataattaaAGGAGCGTTGATAGATTTGTAATGTCTGCCTTGCAACCCGGAAGTCAAAAGTGCGCCTCTGCGCTCACATCCGCAATATCAGGTATTTTATCTTCTTCTCGCACTTATAAAGCCTGTAAAATACGTTTattcttttattgttgttgaagTTTAACAACAATGTGgaaaatattcaatatttttccACATTGGGCAGTGGTTTAATCGAATAATTCGTCACGACTAATTAAGCTAGCTGCTATAAATGCTGACTCACGGGAATGCTAATTAAAACGTCAATTAAAATGCTAAACTGCGAGCCAAATCCTTAGTTTTTTATAAGACCGCTcccttattaatttttttagttcTATAAGACAACTAAAGTCGAAAAAGTATGAGTTGAAACCGAgctcatttcatcatttttgtaCAATGCATTTCCTATTTTAGAGCTCAATAAAATGGTGTGCTCTGTCTAGGATAACTGTGCCGACATTGAAcccgtttctttctttctttctaggACAAAAGACACATATTTCTGGTGCTTTTAAGCTTGCTCTTTGTCCATCCGACTCAGTCTCTTGAGAGCAAAGCACTGACGCAAAGCTTTCAAGTCTTTTTTAAGATGtctctatttgtgtgtgtgtgtgtgtgtgtgtgtgtgtgtgtgtgtgtgttgctattAGGGTGAACTGAGTGATGTCTTTGGAAGGCCTGGCGCAATCCCCTGACACATACCTGCCCCACCGCCATGTATTTCTCTCCCTTTTGGCACATCCTCATTCATTAGGCAGCACTGTTTAACCAGATTCTCATCAGCGGAATTGACATCTGAGAAGTGAATGCCGTGTAACAAACGCGCTAATTGCCTTTCAGAGGTTGAGCTGACACAAACATGGCCCTAAATGTCATTCTCACCCTGCTTTTTCTGTTCTGCGTGTCTGTGTTGTGTGTCACCGTTTAGGGGCCTCATGAGCGGAGAAAACGGTGGCTATTGATACAGCAGCGAGCCGCACAGAAACACATTAGTTACGGGAGGTTAAAGCAACGCAGTGGGAGCGAGCAGCTCAGATTAGGCCACCCACgtcctctctccttctctgaTTACACGACTGAGTTTTGAGGTTTCGCTGTCCAGGCGGTATTAGCCAGTTTTGGCCGGCAGGAGAAACGAGGAGGGACAGGAAGCAGGGTCGCGCATTGatcaagcgtgtgtgtgtgtgtgtgtgtggagagaggCAAATGTGTCTTTGCATAGATATAGACATTAAGTAAATGATTGCACTACAGTCTCATTTTCTGACACCCACACCACTCACCGGACCAGGCCACGtctttgcattttctttgtgaGATTAATTAGTGTATGCaatgtatacagtatttcaagaCTTGCCCAAGTCGTCAACTTCGTGTTGAACCTAAAAATTTCCTCAAAAATAAGTGGCGGTCCAAAGTAGCACAATAATCCCCTAACCGAAAAGTGTCTAGACTGTTTGTAAATTGAAGGATGTTACTGCTATTCCACTACTGGCAACAACCGTTATTTATCTTCTTTGGAGAAGACAAAACGTCCCAGTAGCtcattcacttttgtttttttcgtctcagcGAAGAGCAGAAAGTCTTTTGTGTCTGTCACCATGGCGACGCCGTCCCGTCTCCCTCGTCTGAATCCTCGTTTCTGCTTTTTATTTACCCAGCAACCAAACGGTGCTCCATCAGTTCTGCTGCCCGGCCCCGGAGGCTCCCGAGGGCGAGGCGTCGTCCGCCTGTGTCCCCAGGTAAGACACTTGTGTATCTTAGATGTACTCGCAACTAGTCGCCATGTTTGGAAAATGACACAACTAGCCCCGGGTACTCTGCTGAGgtggtttgttttaatttttttaactgagtGATTCATCCGACCAAAAATCGATCGCAATTGAGCTCCTCGCTgcaccaaaattattattattattttttctttttctctctcttgtcaGAGCTAGCCGATAGGCTAATGCTGGCTTATCATGACAAGCATCTGCCCTGAAACGATATAAACCGCTTATCGAGATCGAACTTGCAAACCACCTCAAAGcaggactttttttctgttgttgttgttttatgatcATATCttgtccccctccccctttcttcCAAATGCTGTTTTATTGTTGATTTCCGCCTTGTTGTCCGTGATTTCACGCATCatcacaacccccccgcccGCTCCCACTCGCTCCTCCCTCCCACACACGCACTCCCAAAGCGCCGCACCTCATCTTGTCCATAATGCGTCCATGCTCACGCCATGCGGGCCTTTTGTCTGTCCACTGTGGTCACGTTGAGTGTCcgatttattgttatttttcaaccACCACAAATAATATTTGTGTAATGGGGTGGGTGGGCGTGGCCATTGATGTGTgtgctgcgtgtgtgtttgtagggTGGGGTCTCATGCTGGAAAGTGGTGGTGAGCACATGTAATGCATCTGTGTTCATGTggaggcacagaaaaaaaatgttgcatgtttttttttttttttttgcttggcagTGGTTAGAATGTAGCTCCTTGTCTTATGTGTGCATCAGTGGATGTGGCATACCTGACATACCGGGAAGATAAAGTACTTTTCAATTGTTCTTCTGTGTTTTACGCCCTCACAGATATAGTCACACGTTCACCAAGTTCAGAAATGTTGCtgtgattttattcatttatttttttaaacgtcttaaTCAAAATCATTGTCGAACGGTCATAAGGAAGTCTTATGTCACTCACGCAATTTATGGCTTCAGTATTCGATATAAATAAGATTGgggaacaattttgaaaaaaaaaatgtattttttaatgctgaCTAAAACTAAAAGGTCCTCCCCCTTCCCACCCCTTCAGCCAATCAGGAGTGGGGATGTTGCCATCTTCCTCATGGGCTCATC contains:
- the LOC127593890 gene encoding troponin I, slow skeletal muscle-like, whose amino-acid sequence is MQTRTAINAKWDKPKSKITASRKLSLKMLLLTRACEDLENERLEREEEKVRYLEEKLPPLQLSGLSLDELQDLCKQLHAKIDVVDEERYDCEYKVGKHNIDIRELKLKVQDLGGKFKKPALRKVRVSADEMMRALLGSKHKGSMDLRANLKSVKKEDVKQDKVLTSEVGDWRKNVEAMSGMEGRKKMFDTGGAAQ